CCACTCCCCTTACACCCATATATCTCTTTTTTTCGCAGAACAGAAATCACTAAATTAACTTTATCACGAAAACTGGAATTACACTAGCATTTTTAAAAGCGCTTTCCGCGGTGGTGACGGCGAGCTACCAAGAGGTTTATGCCTGTTTCTTCCACGCTACGCAGATATGTCGAGCACCTCGCAGCTTATTCGTGGTGTAACTGCTCGTTGCTCCCGCAGAGTGTCGTGCACTCGCGAAACGGGATAAAAAAAGCTGCTTTATAAAGGGGGACTCCCTCTGAATAAAACAGCCTTTCTCCTAACCGTTTGACACCTGGTCGTCCTGTCCTTTAGCGACGAGTACTTCCCTCGGCTTGCTTCCTTCGTAGGGTCCCACTACACCGCGGACCTCCATTTCATCAATAAGTCGGGCGGCTCTCGTGTAACCGATACGAAAGCGCCTTTGAAGCATGGATACCGAAGCGGTCTGCATTTCTGTGATGAGCTGGACTGCTTCATCATACAGATCATCCTCAACGGCCCCATGGGATTCCTGCTCCCCTTCCTGAGGAATCATTTCTTCTGCGTACTGTGCCTTCTGCTGTTCAATACAGAAGTTTACAATCCGCTCAACTTCATCATCACTTAGGAAAGCACCTTGTATTCTTGTAGGTTTGGATGCTCCCACAGGAATGAACAGCATGTCTCCCCGTCCGAGAAGCTTTTCTGCACCGTTCATATCCAGGATTGTTCTGGAGTCAGTCTGACTGGATACCCCAAAAGCAATTCTGGATGGTATGTTTGCTTTGATTACACCTGTAATAACATCCACAGACGGTCGCTGTGTGGCAATAATCAAGTGAATACCTGCAGCCCGGGCCATCTGGGCAAGACGTGTAATGGAGTCTTCCACGTCTGAAGAGGCGACCATCATAAGGTCTGCAAGCTCATCGACGATAACGACGATAAACGGCAGGTACGGATGGTGATCCTCTTCAGGCCTCTTCGCATTTTCTCTTTTCATGTAGGCATTGTACCCTTCAATGTTCCTTGTACCTGAATCTGCAAAAAGTTCATAGCGTCTTTCCATTTCAGATACAACTTTTTTAAGGGCCTGTGATGCTTTTTTCGGGTCCGTCACTACCGGTGAAAGAAGATGTGGTATGCCGTTGTATACATTCAGCTCAACCATTTTCGGGTCGATCATCATCAGCTTTACTTCGTGAGGCTTGCTTCGCATCAGAATACTTACGACGATTCCGTTTATACATACACTTTTTCCGCTTCCTGTTGCCCCTGCAACAAGAAGGTGGGGCATTTTATTGAGCTCTGCAATAACGGCTTCCCCTGATATGTTACGGCCAAGACCGATAGCGAGAGGGTTATCGGAATCAAGCATCTGTTTCGCTTCAAGCACTTCTTTCAGGGTCACCAAAGACACTTCCTGATTTGGAACTTCAATCCCGATTGCTGATTTTCCCGGAATCGGCGCTTCAATACGGATATCCTTGGCAGCCAGTGCCAGAGCAAGGTCATCACTAAGGTTTACGATCTTGCTTACTTTTACACCGGCAGACGGGTACACTTCGTATTTCGTCACCGACGGACCGAGATGAACTTCTGTGACTCTTGCTTTTACTCCGAAGCTTTCAAGAGTCTGCTCCAGCTTCCGGGCATTTTTCGAAAGAAGGTGATGCTCTTTCGTCTGATTTGTCTTTTTCGGATTGTTTAAAAGCCCGCCGTCCGGGAGCTCATAGTTTTCGTTCTCTCTTGAGATGACCGCAAGAGAAGCAGTAGGAACAGGAATCGCTTCTTCTTCCTCTTCATCAGGTATGGGCTTTTTAGCCTGCGGGTCTTCACTTGAAGGAGTCTTTGAAGAAA
This DNA window, taken from Alteribacter keqinensis, encodes the following:
- a CDS encoding DNA translocase FtsK, whose translation is MTKRKRKKQKWKSQLTYELAGVFLLVISTVAFARLGFAGEGIVQLFRFVLGDWHTILTIGLLLLSFYFMIKRKWPTFWTRRMTGMYVLVFAIALLTHVRLFEALAEAEAFTDRSVIMNTYYLFMMQLSGDAAIESLGGGMVGALGFSMTHFLFASGGTIAFSIGLIIAAIILITGRSVTDVLKKGTDRVIDSLKKMFTSLGAWLIESFHSMKEAVNERRKSLKQEAEEKKKAGKKPEAPQTSIAPEPVSSGSDQPEEEPIIYDFSTKAYEDGSGLQDSSEGTAPLSSKTPSSEDPQAKKPIPDEEEEEAIPVPTASLAVISRENENYELPDGGLLNNPKKTNQTKEHHLLSKNARKLEQTLESFGVKARVTEVHLGPSVTKYEVYPSAGVKVSKIVNLSDDLALALAAKDIRIEAPIPGKSAIGIEVPNQEVSLVTLKEVLEAKQMLDSDNPLAIGLGRNISGEAVIAELNKMPHLLVAGATGSGKSVCINGIVVSILMRSKPHEVKLMMIDPKMVELNVYNGIPHLLSPVVTDPKKASQALKKVVSEMERRYELFADSGTRNIEGYNAYMKRENAKRPEEDHHPYLPFIVVIVDELADLMMVASSDVEDSITRLAQMARAAGIHLIIATQRPSVDVITGVIKANIPSRIAFGVSSQTDSRTILDMNGAEKLLGRGDMLFIPVGASKPTRIQGAFLSDDEVERIVNFCIEQQKAQYAEEMIPQEGEQESHGAVEDDLYDEAVQLITEMQTASVSMLQRRFRIGYTRAARLIDEMEVRGVVGPYEGSKPREVLVAKGQDDQVSNG